One Sodalinema gerasimenkoae IPPAS B-353 DNA segment encodes these proteins:
- a CDS encoding FIST signal transduction protein has protein sequence MEWVNSLSTRPSLEAAIADVVDTALAALTNPPDVGLVFISSAFASDYPRVLPLLRERLPDIPLIGCGGGGVIGNRQTGGESIKTVEIEGDIGLSLTLAHLPAVKIQEFYLSLEDLPDLDSPPDRWVEELGVNPGDDPQFIILADPLMTGITDCLQGLDYAYPSAPKVGGLSSGALANGSSLFCGDRTVSEGVVGLALSGNIQLDTIVAQGCRPIGKPYRVASGERNIILALDDLGQTETARPPLELLRELITELSQGDRELAQQSLFIGVVRDEFTQQLQAGDFLIRNLVGVDPQAGAIAIGDRVRPGQRVQFHLRDAQTSADDLETLLQRYAQSPPGPSQPFGAVMFACLGRGRGLYGQPNFDSQLFHRYLPHLPLSGFFCNGEIGPVGGSTFLHGYTSVLGICRPRY, from the coding sequence ATGGAGTGGGTTAATTCCCTGTCAACTCGTCCGTCTCTCGAAGCCGCCATCGCTGATGTGGTGGACACGGCCCTCGCCGCTCTTACCAATCCCCCTGATGTCGGGTTGGTGTTCATCTCCTCGGCGTTTGCAAGTGATTATCCGCGTGTGTTGCCCCTCTTGCGAGAGCGACTCCCGGATATTCCCCTCATCGGTTGTGGAGGAGGAGGTGTTATCGGCAACCGTCAGACTGGGGGCGAGTCCATCAAGACAGTGGAAATTGAGGGGGATATTGGCCTGAGCCTCACCCTCGCTCACTTGCCGGCGGTGAAGATTCAAGAATTTTATCTCTCGTTGGAGGATTTGCCGGATCTCGATAGTCCTCCCGATCGCTGGGTGGAGGAGTTGGGAGTGAATCCAGGGGATGATCCCCAATTTATTATCTTGGCTGATCCCCTGATGACGGGCATCACTGATTGTCTTCAGGGCCTCGATTATGCCTATCCCAGCGCTCCCAAAGTGGGGGGACTCTCCAGTGGTGCGCTTGCCAATGGTAGTAGTTTGTTTTGTGGCGATCGCACCGTGAGTGAGGGGGTGGTGGGCCTAGCTCTGTCAGGAAATATCCAACTCGATACGATCGTGGCCCAGGGATGCCGTCCCATCGGCAAACCCTATCGAGTGGCCTCAGGCGAACGCAACATCATTCTGGCCCTGGATGACTTAGGACAAACAGAAACGGCCCGGCCTCCCCTGGAGTTATTACGAGAGTTGATTACGGAGTTAAGCCAGGGCGATCGCGAATTAGCCCAACAGTCTTTATTTATTGGCGTGGTGCGGGATGAGTTTACCCAACAGCTCCAAGCCGGGGATTTTCTGATTCGCAATCTCGTCGGGGTTGATCCCCAAGCTGGGGCCATTGCCATTGGCGATCGCGTGCGTCCCGGACAGCGGGTTCAGTTTCACCTCCGGGATGCCCAAACCTCCGCCGATGACCTAGAAACCCTCTTACAACGCTACGCCCAGTCTCCTCCGGGACCCTCCCAACCCTTTGGGGCCGTGATGTTTGCCTGTCTCGGACGAGGACGTGGCCTATATGGTCAGCCTAATTTTGACTCCCAATTGTTCCATCGCTATCTTCCCCATCTGCCCCTGAGTGGCTTCTTCTGCAATGGAGAAATTGGTCCCGTAGGCGGCTCGACCTTCCTACATGGGTATACCTCCGTCTTAGGCATTTGTCGTCCCCGTTACTGA
- a CDS encoding DUF4327 family protein: MTLTTTTRYTIETIEEEARHLVQKGSVSRQQPIYTLCVHIPARHWASVEIELEKHDYLLRDRIGDLVGPETWEND, from the coding sequence ATGACTCTCACCACAACCACCCGATACACTATTGAAACCATTGAAGAGGAAGCTCGTCACTTGGTGCAAAAGGGATCTGTCAGCCGGCAGCAGCCGATTTACACGCTCTGCGTCCATATCCCAGCTCGCCATTGGGCTTCTGTTGAGATTGAACTTGAGAAGCACGACTACCTCTTACGCGATCGCATTGGCGATCTGGTCGGCCCCGAGACCTGGGAAAACGACTAG
- a CDS encoding glycoside hydrolase family 3 N-terminal domain-containing protein, with amino-acid sequence MFNPSDLSLRRLVAQMFVVRASGHLFDSQIRYPAWEPARERLQHWIEDWGIGGVLLIDGSVSELRLRTEQLQGWAEIPLLLCADIEEGVGQRFTGATWFPPPMALGEMAREDLAQAEGLAREMGQWLASEAVAAGLNWILAPVVDVNNNPENPVINVRSFSDNPGIVTALATAFIEGTQTQSVLTTAKHFPGHGDTSVDSHWQLPKLPHDAQRLDELELLPFRGAIAAGVDAVMTAHVQVPLWDEQAPVTLSPKILREQLRGHLGFEGLVVTDALVMGAIANQYDAREAAVLAVEAGNDIVLMPEDLPGGIEAVCEAVQSGRISRDRILESVQRIAKAKEKLKPSTTSALPDLAQVSRREARALGDRILQGSGQGRSGAVAAVKQGYNLVIVDDWLRSRYLDHHSPAIALPKQQGYQPYLLDLHGDRHPSAAIISQPTIVQVFIRGNPFGSSAALANLSEEWLNKLLRDGDLRAIAIYGSPYSLKRFLRQIPTSVPYAFSFGQMAAAQEVALSQLFPDSRLDWSSLTPLA; translated from the coding sequence ATGTTTAATCCTTCGGACCTATCTCTCCGTCGTCTTGTTGCCCAGATGTTTGTGGTTCGGGCTTCAGGACATCTATTTGACTCGCAAATCCGCTATCCAGCCTGGGAACCGGCTCGGGAGCGGTTGCAGCATTGGATTGAGGATTGGGGCATCGGTGGGGTATTGCTCATTGATGGGAGTGTGAGTGAGTTACGGCTGAGAACGGAGCAATTGCAAGGTTGGGCGGAGATTCCCTTGCTCCTCTGTGCCGATATTGAGGAGGGGGTGGGGCAACGCTTTACGGGGGCCACCTGGTTTCCGCCGCCGATGGCGTTAGGTGAGATGGCCCGAGAGGATTTGGCCCAAGCAGAAGGGTTGGCCCGGGAGATGGGCCAATGGTTGGCCTCGGAAGCGGTGGCGGCAGGATTAAACTGGATTTTGGCCCCGGTGGTGGATGTGAATAATAATCCCGAGAATCCAGTTATTAATGTGCGATCGTTTAGTGACAATCCGGGGATCGTTACGGCGTTGGCAACAGCGTTTATTGAAGGTACTCAAACTCAGTCGGTTTTAACTACCGCTAAACATTTTCCAGGCCATGGGGATACCAGCGTGGATTCCCATTGGCAGTTGCCGAAATTGCCCCATGATGCTCAACGCCTGGATGAGTTGGAGTTGTTACCGTTTCGGGGAGCGATCGCCGCTGGGGTGGATGCGGTGATGACGGCTCATGTGCAGGTTCCTCTCTGGGATGAACAGGCCCCCGTGACGCTCTCCCCTAAGATTTTGCGGGAGCAGTTGCGGGGTCACTTGGGCTTCGAGGGGTTGGTGGTGACGGATGCTCTGGTGATGGGGGCGATCGCCAACCAATATGATGCCCGAGAGGCGGCTGTGTTAGCCGTAGAGGCGGGCAATGATATTGTTTTGATGCCTGAGGACTTACCCGGTGGCATTGAGGCGGTCTGTGAGGCGGTGCAGTCGGGGCGAATTAGCCGCGATCGCATCCTAGAGTCGGTGCAACGGATTGCCAAAGCTAAAGAAAAGCTCAAACCTTCGACGACGTCGGCGTTGCCAGATTTAGCCCAGGTGAGCCGCCGTGAGGCTCGGGCCCTGGGCGATCGCATCCTCCAGGGTTCGGGCCAGGGGCGATCAGGGGCTGTGGCGGCAGTGAAACAGGGGTATAACCTGGTGATTGTGGATGATTGGCTGCGTAGCCGCTATCTAGACCACCATTCTCCGGCGATCGCGCTCCCCAAACAGCAGGGATATCAGCCTTATTTGCTCGATCTCCACGGCGATCGCCACCCCAGTGCCGCGATCATTTCCCAACCTACAATTGTTCAAGTTTTTATTCGCGGTAACCCCTTTGGAAGCAGTGCCGCCTTGGCAAACCTCAGTGAAGAATGGCTTAACAAATTATTAAGAGATGGCGACTTGAGGGCGATCGCCATTTATGGTAGTCCATATAGTCTCAAACGATTCCTGCGCCAGATCCCAACATCTGTTCCCTATGCCTTTTCCTTTGGACAAATGGCCGCAGCCCAAGAGGTCGCCCTTAGTCAGTTATTCCCAGATTCGCGGCTAGATTGGTCGTCGTTGACCCCTTTAGCCTAA
- the glp gene encoding molybdopterin molybdotransferase MoeA, producing MLSVADAERVILAAVHPLTEVEGIHLPDATGRILAQTVRSQLDFPHWDNSAMDGYAVRFEDVADSSRDNPRGLQVIEEIAAGQPPQNTLEPGQAARIFTGAMVPPGADTIVMQENTRREGDRLEVLEPPKALGEFVRHRGRFYQAGTPLLNPGIRLRAAEIAVLAAAQCNLIKVIRKPRVAILSTGSELVAPDQPLKPGQIVDSNQYALAAFLQQLGIEALRLGIVADDPQVLRQNIREALQWGDVVLSTGGVSVGDYDYIEGILQELGGELLVRSVAIKPGKPLTMARFSKLRSLYFGLPGNPVSALVTAWRFVQPALLKLSGLSQGWQPQFVEATTELALPAAPSRETYIWGRVTIRDGHFYFNCAGGSFSSGNLVNLAQTTACAVIPVGSSAISAGDKVSLLLLST from the coding sequence ATGTTGTCTGTTGCTGACGCTGAACGTGTAATTTTGGCTGCTGTTCATCCCTTAACGGAGGTTGAGGGCATTCATCTCCCCGATGCAACGGGGCGCATTTTGGCCCAAACCGTGAGGAGTCAATTGGACTTTCCCCATTGGGATAACTCCGCTATGGACGGCTATGCGGTGCGGTTTGAGGATGTGGCGGACAGTTCCCGAGACAATCCCCGAGGGTTACAGGTGATTGAAGAGATTGCGGCGGGACAGCCTCCCCAGAACACCCTGGAACCGGGACAAGCGGCTCGCATTTTTACCGGGGCCATGGTTCCTCCAGGGGCGGATACCATTGTCATGCAGGAAAATACACGACGGGAGGGCGATCGCCTTGAGGTGTTAGAACCGCCCAAAGCGTTGGGGGAGTTTGTGCGTCATCGCGGCCGCTTTTACCAAGCCGGAACCCCTCTTCTCAATCCGGGGATTCGTCTGCGAGCGGCGGAAATTGCGGTGTTGGCGGCGGCTCAATGTAATCTGATTAAGGTAATTCGTAAACCTCGTGTGGCGATTCTCTCGACGGGGAGTGAGTTGGTGGCCCCGGATCAGCCTCTGAAACCGGGGCAAATTGTGGATTCAAATCAATATGCGCTGGCGGCGTTTTTGCAGCAGTTGGGGATTGAGGCGTTGCGGTTGGGGATTGTGGCCGATGACCCCCAGGTGCTGCGTCAGAACATCCGGGAAGCTCTGCAATGGGGAGATGTGGTGCTGTCGACGGGAGGCGTTTCGGTGGGAGATTATGACTATATTGAGGGGATTTTACAGGAGTTGGGGGGCGAATTATTGGTGCGATCGGTGGCGATTAAACCGGGAAAACCCTTGACGATGGCTCGTTTTTCCAAGTTGCGATCGCTCTATTTTGGACTACCGGGAAATCCGGTATCGGCGTTAGTGACGGCTTGGCGATTTGTTCAACCGGCTCTGCTGAAACTCTCAGGATTAAGTCAAGGTTGGCAACCCCAATTTGTAGAGGCAACAACGGAGTTAGCGTTACCGGCTGCCCCTAGTCGAGAAACCTATATTTGGGGACGGGTAACGATTCGGGATGGGCATTTCTACTTTAATTGTGCTGGAGGAAGTTTTAGTTCAGGAAATTTGGTGAATTTAGCTCAAACGACTGCCTGTGCGGTGATTCCGGTGGGGAGTTCTGCCATTTCGGCGGGAGATAAGGTGTCTTTGCTGCTGCTGAGTACCTGA
- a CDS encoding caspase family protein: MGHLVLLAVGLDQYHYLQPLRFAVQDAQGLRDHLVGTGRLSPAHCALLTEQSPPTDDGMETEPKTAALEALLADWLPQQVGTEDVVWLFFSGYVLNHGSQDYFLLRDSDPERLPETAIAARGLVEKLQALKSRHITLFLDIRRPTAPQLGQRIGSELVQLAQTTEIPLLLSCQLDERARESRDLRRGLFTTALIAALRYHSDRTLAEIEADLKVALPPLADQCRQPPQTPLLIASEAQKGRSLFVNDAPSVPSPSPETTPDTTPDPIPEATPDPISEAQAPPVQERAVPSTASAPRAGGLWQLVALLGAIASFLMLGVLGNPPSPEREETTPTADMRPDPPETPIDPSQNQEILQQAQDQIDPGQASSYWRAIEQVRQIQPNQPLYDQAQAAINDWSQDILELAERRAEAGQIQFAIDAARLIPDTSPAYERAQQQIATWETQLP, from the coding sequence ATGGGCCACCTCGTTCTGCTTGCTGTCGGACTCGATCAGTATCACTATCTTCAGCCTCTGCGGTTTGCGGTTCAAGATGCCCAGGGGTTGCGGGATCATCTTGTGGGTACCGGCCGGCTTTCCCCGGCTCATTGTGCCCTGCTCACGGAACAGTCCCCCCCCACCGACGATGGGATGGAGACGGAACCGAAAACGGCGGCGTTAGAAGCGTTGTTAGCCGACTGGCTCCCCCAGCAGGTGGGGACGGAAGATGTGGTCTGGCTATTTTTTAGTGGCTATGTGCTCAATCATGGCAGCCAGGACTATTTTTTGCTGCGAGATAGTGATCCCGAACGGCTCCCGGAAACGGCGATCGCCGCTCGTGGCTTGGTTGAGAAACTTCAGGCTCTCAAGAGTCGCCATATCACCCTATTTCTAGATATCCGCCGCCCTACGGCCCCGCAGTTGGGGCAACGGATTGGCTCGGAGTTAGTTCAGTTGGCCCAAACCACTGAGATTCCCCTATTGCTCAGTTGTCAGTTAGATGAGCGAGCGCGGGAATCGCGGGATTTGCGGCGAGGGCTATTTACCACTGCCCTAATTGCCGCCCTACGCTATCACAGCGATCGCACCCTCGCGGAGATTGAAGCTGACTTAAAGGTCGCTCTGCCTCCTTTGGCGGATCAATGTCGCCAACCGCCTCAAACTCCTTTATTGATTGCTTCGGAGGCTCAGAAGGGGCGATCGCTCTTTGTTAATGACGCTCCCTCAGTCCCCAGTCCCAGCCCAGAAACTACTCCAGACACCACCCCAGACCCCATTCCAGAAGCCACTCCAGACCCTATCTCCGAGGCTCAAGCGCCCCCCGTCCAGGAGAGGGCCGTCCCCAGCACCGCCTCGGCCCCCAGAGCCGGAGGCCTTTGGCAACTGGTGGCATTATTAGGGGCGATCGCCTCGTTCCTCATGCTGGGAGTTTTGGGTAACCCTCCTTCGCCAGAACGTGAGGAAACCACCCCCACCGCAGACATGCGCCCAGACCCACCAGAAACGCCCATAGACCCCAGTCAAAACCAAGAAATACTCCAACAAGCTCAAGACCAAATTGACCCCGGACAAGCCTCATCCTACTGGCGGGCGATCGAGCAAGTGCGACAAATCCAACCGAACCAGCCTCTCTATGATCAAGCCCAAGCGGCCATCAACGATTGGAGTCAGGATATCCTAGAGTTGGCCGAACGCCGAGCGGAGGCCGGGCAGATTCAATTTGCCATCGATGCGGCTCGCCTAATTCCCGACACTAGCCCCGCTTACGAGAGGGCCCAACAACAAATTGCCACCTGGGAAACCCAACTCCCCTAA
- a CDS encoding CHAD domain-containing protein produces the protein MTSSTPTFGDRAHEAISTHVEHILKHEEDVLGDRDPEALHQMRVGMRRLRSDTVGFAAAIILPKPAQNRKIGKMARTLGVLRDIDVMQQLLQEQFLPNSPKKERDRLQPALKTLAKRRKAARKDTAKLLQGKAYNKFKGAIQEWLQHPQYSPYADLPIQDVLADILLPSISGLLLEPGWWVGVSQPTASSPEANAKSSTPIEAAQLTQEEVETLLLSQGQHLHNLRKQTKRVRYLMYLFADLYSPTYQAYLSDMKDLQEVLGNLQDSYVMGEFLSEALNEDFSKIAPDLAQQLQQRRYQAWLQWQGLQCRYLSAPIRQVFRSEVVNGYQG, from the coding sequence ATGACTTCTTCAACTCCCACCTTTGGCGATCGCGCCCACGAGGCCATCAGCACCCATGTCGAGCATATCCTCAAGCATGAGGAGGATGTATTGGGCGATCGCGATCCCGAAGCCCTCCATCAGATGCGCGTAGGAATGCGACGCCTACGCAGTGACACTGTGGGGTTCGCCGCCGCCATCATCCTCCCCAAACCAGCCCAGAATCGTAAAATTGGCAAGATGGCCCGAACCCTAGGGGTATTACGGGACATTGATGTGATGCAACAGCTTCTCCAGGAGCAGTTCTTACCCAACAGTCCCAAAAAAGAACGCGATCGCCTGCAACCGGCCCTCAAAACTCTCGCCAAACGCCGCAAAGCTGCCCGCAAAGACACGGCAAAACTGCTTCAGGGCAAAGCCTACAACAAATTCAAAGGGGCAATTCAGGAATGGTTGCAACATCCTCAATACAGCCCTTACGCCGATCTGCCGATTCAGGATGTCTTAGCGGATATCCTCCTGCCGAGTATCAGTGGTCTACTGCTCGAACCCGGTTGGTGGGTTGGAGTATCTCAGCCAACGGCGTCATCCCCCGAGGCTAACGCCAAGTCCTCCACCCCTATCGAGGCGGCCCAGCTCACTCAAGAGGAGGTCGAAACCCTGCTTCTGAGTCAGGGCCAACATCTCCACAACCTGCGCAAACAAACCAAGCGGGTTCGCTATCTGATGTATCTCTTTGCCGATCTCTATAGCCCTACCTATCAGGCCTATTTGTCGGATATGAAAGACTTACAAGAGGTGTTGGGCAATCTGCAAGATAGCTATGTCATGGGGGAATTTCTCAGCGAGGCGTTGAACGAAGACTTTAGCAAAATCGCTCCAGATTTAGCCCAACAACTTCAACAGAGGCGCTATCAGGCTTGGTTACAGTGGCAAGGTCTACAATGTCGCTATCTGTCTGCCCCCATCCGCCAAGTCTTCCGTTCAGAAGTCGTCAACGGCTACCAAGGTTGA
- a CDS encoding HAD family hydrolase, whose translation MASWARSPKVGVEEVMVRQSPSDTLGRKGPKGEPDENQTLANPVCQKVCNNSTATVEPGGNLTLVLTAILFDLDGTLVNTDILHFAIWQELLLDQGITIDRPFYDESMVGHRNEAIVRDVLSHLPFEVGMELARRKEALFRERGRQMQRSAGLDRLLDWLSQQELATAVVTNAPRENAEMMLTALGLGDRFDRVIISEELPQGKPHPLPYQTALQQLGRESGEAIAFEDTPLGIRSAVGAGVTTIGMATTHDPRILEEAGAKFAIEDFTQERLWNWLPQLRVSARR comes from the coding sequence ATGGCCTCGTGGGCGCGATCGCCAAAGGTGGGAGTTGAAGAAGTCATGGTGCGTCAGTCGCCTAGTGATACGTTGGGGAGAAAAGGCCCGAAGGGAGAGCCGGACGAGAATCAGACCTTAGCTAATCCGGTTTGCCAGAAAGTTTGCAACAATAGTACCGCTACTGTTGAACCAGGGGGAAATCTCACGTTGGTACTCACTGCGATTCTATTTGATCTCGATGGAACCCTTGTTAATACTGATATTTTGCATTTCGCCATTTGGCAAGAACTTCTCCTGGATCAGGGGATAACCATCGATCGCCCCTTCTATGACGAGTCTATGGTGGGCCATCGCAATGAGGCGATTGTACGGGATGTGTTGTCCCATCTGCCCTTCGAGGTGGGTATGGAACTGGCCAGGCGTAAGGAAGCCTTATTCCGGGAACGGGGACGTCAGATGCAACGGTCGGCAGGGTTAGATCGGCTCCTGGATTGGCTCTCGCAGCAGGAGTTAGCCACGGCGGTTGTCACCAATGCGCCCCGAGAGAATGCTGAGATGATGCTGACGGCCTTGGGGTTGGGCGATCGCTTTGATCGGGTCATTATCAGCGAGGAGTTGCCCCAGGGAAAACCCCATCCCTTGCCCTATCAAACGGCGTTACAGCAGTTGGGCCGGGAGTCTGGGGAGGCGATCGCCTTTGAGGATACTCCCCTGGGGATTCGCAGTGCAGTGGGGGCCGGAGTCACCACCATCGGCATGGCCACTACCCATGATCCCCGCATTTTAGAGGAGGCGGGGGCCAAGTTTGCCATTGAAGATTTCACCCAGGAGCGTCTCTGGAACTGGTTACCCCAGTTGAGGGTGTCGGCCCGAAGATGA
- the cbiB gene encoding adenosylcobinamide-phosphate synthase CbiB, producing MIAISLDDGAIALLIFLGALLLDYLLGDPWHWLHPVQVMGWVISAYTETALRLTQSPRWLRWLGVGLTLLMVLGSGAIAWGMIALGGWIHPGVGAAIAIILLASCLAGRSLRRAAEDVLTPILNGDVPAARQRLQNYVGRDTDHLTEPEILRAILETVAENTVDGVTAPLFYGIVGSIVSPGGAAVVALAYKSVSTLDSMVGYKRPPYIDIGWCSARTEDVLTWLPCRLTVLTIALLSGHPHRLWGQCGQEARLDPSPNSGWSECAYALALGVELGGINTYQGVVTEKPRLGKPDRPITASVVQEALGLTRRLLVWGALVGVWWIWARYRPG from the coding sequence ATGATAGCGATTTCCCTCGATGATGGGGCGATCGCCCTGCTGATTTTCCTAGGTGCCCTCCTCCTCGACTATCTCCTCGGAGATCCTTGGCATTGGTTGCATCCGGTGCAAGTCATGGGTTGGGTCATTTCTGCCTATACCGAGACGGCCTTGCGTCTGACTCAATCCCCTCGATGGTTGCGATGGCTGGGGGTGGGGTTAACTCTGCTGATGGTTCTCGGGAGTGGGGCGATTGCCTGGGGAATGATTGCCCTCGGGGGCTGGATTCATCCTGGAGTTGGGGCGGCGATCGCCATAATTCTATTGGCCTCGTGTTTAGCTGGGCGCAGTTTACGGCGGGCCGCTGAAGATGTCTTAACGCCAATTCTCAACGGAGATGTCCCGGCCGCCCGGCAACGGTTACAAAACTATGTGGGACGGGATACAGACCACCTCACTGAGCCGGAAATCTTACGGGCAATTTTGGAGACGGTAGCAGAAAATACGGTGGATGGGGTAACGGCTCCGTTATTCTACGGAATTGTTGGGTCAATCGTATCTCCAGGGGGCGCGGCAGTGGTCGCTCTTGCCTACAAATCCGTTAGCACCCTGGATTCCATGGTTGGCTATAAACGCCCTCCCTACATTGATATTGGCTGGTGCAGCGCGCGCACCGAGGATGTTTTAACCTGGCTTCCCTGTCGTTTAACGGTTTTGACCATCGCCCTGCTGTCGGGCCATCCCCATCGCCTCTGGGGACAATGTGGCCAGGAAGCCCGACTTGATCCTAGCCCCAACTCCGGTTGGAGTGAATGTGCCTATGCCTTGGCCTTGGGAGTCGAGTTGGGTGGAATCAATACTTATCAGGGGGTGGTGACCGAGAAACCCCGATTGGGCAAACCGGACCGACCCATTACAGCCTCAGTGGTGCAGGAGGCCTTGGGGCTAACCCGTCGTCTACTGGTCTGGGGGGCCCTCGTAGGAGTATGGTGGATCTGGGCACGTTACCGCCCCGGCTAA
- the cobD gene encoding threonine-phosphate decarboxylase CobD: protein MTHPPIHGGNLTWAASFAGCRPEEILDFSANINPLGPPQTALDAIQAALGQLQNYPDPKYGPLREAISKSHNIDPAWVLPGNGAAELLTWAGLELAQCDRVLLPLPAFGDYGRALETFGATVRPVSAWNQPLWQASSQEGLLVNNPHNPTGQLWPRWRLRALLETAELVVADEAFMDFLEPDSQESLIDWVQEFPNLVVLRSLTKFYSLPGLRLGYAISHPDRLRRWQGWRDSWPVNVLAAAAGAAVLGDYPFQKRTYEWLKPAKRQLWAAINAIPGLSADWGAANFLLVRTQMPGDQLQRLLLREQRIFVRDCLSFQELGDRFVRVAVKRPQENRRLVSALEVIFHSTPYT from the coding sequence ATGACTCATCCTCCAATTCATGGTGGAAATTTGACTTGGGCTGCCTCCTTCGCTGGATGTCGGCCGGAGGAAATTTTAGACTTTTCTGCCAATATCAACCCCTTGGGACCCCCTCAGACTGCCCTCGATGCAATTCAGGCAGCGCTAGGACAACTACAAAACTATCCAGACCCTAAATATGGACCCTTACGGGAGGCGATCTCCAAGAGTCATAACATTGACCCGGCTTGGGTGTTGCCGGGAAATGGGGCGGCGGAATTATTGACTTGGGCCGGGTTAGAACTGGCCCAATGCGATCGCGTTCTCTTGCCCCTGCCGGCCTTTGGGGACTATGGTCGGGCCTTAGAGACCTTTGGGGCAACGGTCCGTCCAGTGTCCGCCTGGAATCAACCCCTCTGGCAGGCGAGTTCTCAGGAAGGCCTACTGGTCAATAATCCTCATAATCCCACGGGGCAACTTTGGCCCCGCTGGCGGTTGCGGGCGCTTTTGGAAACGGCCGAGTTGGTGGTGGCCGATGAGGCTTTTATGGATTTCCTGGAACCAGATTCTCAGGAAAGTCTGATTGATTGGGTGCAGGAATTTCCCAATTTAGTGGTGTTGCGATCGCTGACCAAGTTTTATAGTTTGCCTGGCCTACGACTCGGCTATGCCATCTCCCATCCTGACCGGTTACGACGGTGGCAAGGTTGGCGAGATTCTTGGCCCGTCAACGTGTTGGCCGCCGCCGCTGGGGCGGCTGTCTTAGGAGATTACCCGTTTCAAAAGCGAACCTATGAATGGCTAAAACCCGCTAAACGCCAGTTATGGGCAGCGATTAATGCCATTCCCGGATTATCCGCTGATTGGGGGGCAGCCAATTTTCTCCTGGTGAGAACCCAGATGCCTGGAGATCAGTTACAACGGTTATTGTTGCGGGAACAGCGAATTTTTGTGCGAGATTGCCTCAGTTTTCAGGAGTTGGGCGATCGCTTTGTTCGTGTTGCCGTGAAACGCCCCCAAGAAAATCGCCGTTTGGTCTCTGCCCTAGAGGTGATTTTCCACTCCACCCCGTACACTTGA
- a CDS encoding S66 peptidase family protein: MHLRLLSPPSLQAGDTLHVIAPSGGLRERTVVEQGLQLWRDRGYHPVLTPGWDGQYGYLSGEDSQRRHQLYESFHDPQVKGILCLRGGYGATRLLENWHWGVHLPPKWLIGFSDITALLWSLSKEGVSGLHGPLLTTLAAEPHWSQDRLFKWVSGRAIAPLQGQGWGGGSCVGRLFTGNLTVATHLIGTAHEPDLTGAILAFEDTGESPYRIDRLLTHWRMSGRFKHIAGIALGRFSRGEVAPGTPSFSMAEVLRDRLSDLKIPIVSDLPFGHDGVNAALPVGVVAELDGDAGTLNVTPLPDRYEITSP, from the coding sequence ATGCACCTACGTCTGTTAAGCCCCCCATCTCTCCAGGCCGGAGATACCCTTCATGTCATCGCCCCCAGTGGGGGACTGCGAGAAAGGACGGTTGTTGAACAAGGCCTGCAACTGTGGCGCGATCGCGGCTATCATCCCGTTCTCACCCCCGGCTGGGATGGCCAATATGGCTATCTCTCCGGGGAAGACTCGCAACGGCGACACCAACTCTATGAGAGTTTCCATGATCCCCAGGTGAAGGGCATCCTCTGTCTTCGGGGCGGCTATGGGGCCACTCGGCTCTTGGAAAATTGGCATTGGGGGGTTCATCTGCCTCCCAAATGGTTAATCGGCTTTTCTGACATTACCGCCCTCCTGTGGAGTTTATCCAAGGAAGGGGTTTCTGGCCTTCATGGCCCCCTCCTCACCACTCTAGCGGCTGAGCCTCACTGGTCTCAAGACCGACTATTTAAGTGGGTATCCGGACGGGCGATCGCCCCCCTCCAAGGTCAAGGTTGGGGCGGTGGAAGTTGTGTGGGACGCTTATTTACCGGGAACCTCACCGTGGCCACTCATCTCATTGGCACTGCCCATGAACCGGATTTAACTGGGGCCATCCTCGCCTTTGAAGATACCGGCGAATCTCCCTATCGCATCGATCGCCTCCTCACCCATTGGCGGATGTCCGGCCGCTTCAAACATATTGCTGGCATTGCCCTAGGGCGTTTCAGTCGCGGGGAAGTTGCCCCAGGAACCCCTAGTTTTAGCATGGCCGAGGTGTTGCGCGATCGCCTAAGCGACCTTAAAATTCCCATCGTCTCGGATCTCCCCTTTGGTCACGATGGTGTTAACGCCGCCCTCCCAGTTGGCGTTGTGGCTGAACTCGACGGGGACGCGGGAACCCTCAACGTCACCCCCTTACCCGATCGCTACGAAATCACCTCCCCCTAA